The proteins below are encoded in one region of Juglans microcarpa x Juglans regia isolate MS1-56 chromosome 4D, Jm3101_v1.0, whole genome shotgun sequence:
- the LOC121259688 gene encoding serine/arginine-rich-splicing factor SR34-like isoform X2, whose product MSSRASRTLYVGNLPADIREREVEDLFYKYGRIAHIDLKVPPRPPGYAFVEFEDAQDAEDAIRGRDGYDFDGHRLRVELAHGGRGHSSSRDRYSSHSSGRSGRGGVSRRSEFRVLVTGLPPSASWQDLKDHMRQAGDVCFSQVFRENGGTTGVVDYTNYEDMKYAVKKLDDSEFRNAFSRAYVRVREYDSKRDASRSPSRGRSYSRGKSHSRSRSRSRSISHGKSKSKSPKTKSSRRSPAREQSRSVSQSRSRSPAGSKSRSMSGSRSRSRSPVPSRQKRKSKSPKRHSASRSPSRSRSRSRSLSR is encoded by the exons ATGAGTAGCCGTGCGAGCCGGACTCTCTATGTCGGCAATCTTCCAGCTGATATTCGTGAGAGAGAAGTGGAGGACTTGTTCTACAAG TATGGACGCATAGCCCACATCGATCTGAAGGTACCACCTAGGCCCCCGGGTTATGCATTTGTTGAG TTTGAAGATGCTCAAGATGCTGAAGATGCCATTCGTGGTCGTGATGGCTATGATTTTGATGGGCATCGGCTAAGG GTGGAACTTGCACATGGTGGCCGTGGGCATTCATCATCAAGAGATCGTTATAGTAGTCATAGTAGTGGGCGGAGTGGACGTGGTGGAGTATCCAGGCGCTCTGAATTTCGTG TTCTTGTCACTGGATTGCCCCCTTCTGCTTCATGGCAAGACCTTAAG GATCACATGCGACAAGCTGGGGATGTTTGTTTCTCCCAAGTCTTCCGTGAGAATGGTG GCACAACAGGGGTTGTGGATTACACAAACTATGAAGACATGAAGTATGCA GTAAAAAAACTTGATGACTCTGAGTTCCGAAATGCATTTTCTAGGGCATATGTCCGT GTTAGGGAATATGATTCAAAGAGGGATGCCTCTAGGAGCCCTAGTCGTGGTCGATCTTATTCGAGAGGCAAGAGCCATAGCCGCAGTCGTAGTCGTAGCCGAAGTATCAGTCATGGCAAGAGCAAGAG CAAGTCTCCAAAAACCAAATCTTCTCGCCGCTCACCTGCTAGAGAGCAGTCAAGATCGGTCTCTCAATCTCGCTCCCGTTCTCCTGCTGGATCAAAGTCTCGTTCTATGTCAGG ATCTCGATCAAGATCCAGATCTCCAGTGCCTTCg CGTCAGAAACGAAAGAGTAAAAGCCCAAAGAGGCACAGTGCAAGCAGGAGCCCGAGCAGGAGCAGGAGCAGGAGCAGGAGTTTATCCAG GTGA
- the LOC121260911 gene encoding phytochrome A-associated F-box protein-like: protein MTDTVFSKLSEDIVLGIFFKLGDDPRNWARLACVCTKFSSLIRTVCWRHKCSNAIPSVVSDLLSSSVASSSCPPGGWAALHKISVCCPGLLHTGVLLENSDFGLERELGQNKIYRSTYPIARSNIPTSSTDPCPSHHIDKANPTAACSWSLFDDLYYDTVYNVSDSQDVSHAVGGEEVGGEVVTVGGEFTVSKRRKIYRSMRSHLASGVWNLSREQGSKLLARQFRDDCLYICGWPGCVHIEEKRNYMLFRGIFKNFKRSRVWRTVSDGNRSKVGVNCAFCPCKETWDLHSAFCLRRTFGYYDDGEPVVRAYVCENGHVSGAWTDLPLYT, encoded by the coding sequence ATGACGGACACCGTGTTCTCAAAGCTCTCGGAAGACATCGTGCTCGGCATCTTCTTCAAGCTTGGTGACGACCCGCGCAACTGGGCCCGCCTCGCCTGCGTCTGCACCAAGTTCTCGTCTCTGATCCGCACCGTTTGCTGGCGGCACAAGTGCTCCAACGCTATCCCCTCCGTTGTCTCCGatctcctctcctcctccgtCGCCAGCTCCTCCTGCCCTCCCGGCGGCTGGGCCGCGCTTCATAAGATCTCCGTCTGCTGCCCGGGCCTCCTCCACACCGGCGTGCTCCTCGAGAACTCGGATTTCGGCCTCGAACGAGAACTCGGTCAGAACAAGATTTACCGAAGCACGTATCCCATTGCACGATCAAATATCCCAACATCCTCCACTGACCCTTGTCCTAGCCATCATATAGATAAGGCTAATCCAACAGCTGCTTGTTCCTGGTCACTCTTTGACGACCTGTATTATGATACTGTTTATAACGTTTCGGATTCCCAAGATGTTTCCCACGCTGTTGGTGGTGAAGAGGTTGGTGGTGAAGTTGTTACGGTGGGAGGAGAATTCACGGTGTCGAAGAGGAGGAAGATTTATCGGTCTATGCGCTCGCATTTGGCTTCTGGGGTTTGGAATTTGAGCCGCGAGCAAGGGAGCAAGCTCCTCGCTAGACAGTTCCGGGATGATTGTCTTTACATTTGTGGTTGGCCGGGGTGTGTTCACATCGAGGAGAAGCGGAATTATATGCTTTTCAGAGGAATTTTCAAAAACTTCAAGAGGTCAAGGGTGTGGAGAACCGTAAGCGATGGGAATAGGAGCAAGGTCGGTGTGAATTGCGCGTTCTGTCCCTGCAAAGAGACTTGGGATCTGCACTCCGCGTTTTGTTTGAGACGAACTTTCGGGTACTACGACGATGGTGAGCCGGTTGTTCGAGCTTATGTCTGTGAGAATGGGCATGTCTCTGGAGCGTGGACGGATTTGCCATTATACACCTAG
- the LOC121259688 gene encoding serine/arginine-rich-splicing factor SR34-like isoform X4 has protein sequence MSQYGRIAHIDLKVPPRPPGYAFVEFEDAQDAEDAIRGRDGYDFDGHRLRVELAHGGRGHSSSRDRYSSHSSGRSGRGGVSRRSEFRVLVTGLPPSASWQDLKDHMRQAGDVCFSQVFRENGGRTQSTLNGTTGVVDYTNYEDMKYAVKKLDDSEFRNAFSRAYVRVREYDSKRDASRSPSRGRSYSRGKSHSRSRSRSRSISHGKSKSKSPKTKSSRRSPAREQSRSVSQSRSRSPAGSKSRSMSGSRSRSRSPVPSRQKRKSKSPKRHSASRSPSRSRSRSRSLSR, from the exons ATGTCTCAGTATGGACGCATAGCCCACATCGATCTGAAGGTACCACCTAGGCCCCCGGGTTATGCATTTGTTGAG TTTGAAGATGCTCAAGATGCTGAAGATGCCATTCGTGGTCGTGATGGCTATGATTTTGATGGGCATCGGCTAAGG GTGGAACTTGCACATGGTGGCCGTGGGCATTCATCATCAAGAGATCGTTATAGTAGTCATAGTAGTGGGCGGAGTGGACGTGGTGGAGTATCCAGGCGCTCTGAATTTCGTG TTCTTGTCACTGGATTGCCCCCTTCTGCTTCATGGCAAGACCTTAAG GATCACATGCGACAAGCTGGGGATGTTTGTTTCTCCCAAGTCTTCCGTGAGAATGGTGGTAGAACACAATCAACACTTAATG GCACAACAGGGGTTGTGGATTACACAAACTATGAAGACATGAAGTATGCA GTAAAAAAACTTGATGACTCTGAGTTCCGAAATGCATTTTCTAGGGCATATGTCCGT GTTAGGGAATATGATTCAAAGAGGGATGCCTCTAGGAGCCCTAGTCGTGGTCGATCTTATTCGAGAGGCAAGAGCCATAGCCGCAGTCGTAGTCGTAGCCGAAGTATCAGTCATGGCAAGAGCAAGAG CAAGTCTCCAAAAACCAAATCTTCTCGCCGCTCACCTGCTAGAGAGCAGTCAAGATCGGTCTCTCAATCTCGCTCCCGTTCTCCTGCTGGATCAAAGTCTCGTTCTATGTCAGG ATCTCGATCAAGATCCAGATCTCCAGTGCCTTCg CGTCAGAAACGAAAGAGTAAAAGCCCAAAGAGGCACAGTGCAAGCAGGAGCCCGAGCAGGAGCAGGAGCAGGAGCAGGAGTTTATCCAG GTGA
- the LOC121259688 gene encoding serine/arginine-rich-splicing factor SR34-like isoform X3, with protein sequence MSSRASRTLYVGNLPADIREREVEDLFYKYGRIAHIDLKVPPRPPGYAFVEFEDAQDAEDAIRGRDGYDFDGHRLRVELAHGGRGHSSSRDRYSSHSSGRSGRGGVSRRSEFRVLVTGLPPSASWQDLKDHMRQAGDVCFSQVFRENGTTGVVDYTNYEDMKYAVKKLDDSEFRNAFSRAYVRVREYDSKRDASRSPSRGRSYSRGKSHSRSRSRSRSISHGKSKSKSPKTKSSRRSPAREQSRSVSQSRSRSPAGSKSRSMSGSRSRSRSPVPSRQKRKSKSPKRHSASRSPSRSRSRSRSLSR encoded by the exons ATGAGTAGCCGTGCGAGCCGGACTCTCTATGTCGGCAATCTTCCAGCTGATATTCGTGAGAGAGAAGTGGAGGACTTGTTCTACAAG TATGGACGCATAGCCCACATCGATCTGAAGGTACCACCTAGGCCCCCGGGTTATGCATTTGTTGAG TTTGAAGATGCTCAAGATGCTGAAGATGCCATTCGTGGTCGTGATGGCTATGATTTTGATGGGCATCGGCTAAGG GTGGAACTTGCACATGGTGGCCGTGGGCATTCATCATCAAGAGATCGTTATAGTAGTCATAGTAGTGGGCGGAGTGGACGTGGTGGAGTATCCAGGCGCTCTGAATTTCGTG TTCTTGTCACTGGATTGCCCCCTTCTGCTTCATGGCAAGACCTTAAG GATCACATGCGACAAGCTGGGGATGTTTGTTTCTCCCAAGTCTTCCGTGAGAATG GCACAACAGGGGTTGTGGATTACACAAACTATGAAGACATGAAGTATGCA GTAAAAAAACTTGATGACTCTGAGTTCCGAAATGCATTTTCTAGGGCATATGTCCGT GTTAGGGAATATGATTCAAAGAGGGATGCCTCTAGGAGCCCTAGTCGTGGTCGATCTTATTCGAGAGGCAAGAGCCATAGCCGCAGTCGTAGTCGTAGCCGAAGTATCAGTCATGGCAAGAGCAAGAG CAAGTCTCCAAAAACCAAATCTTCTCGCCGCTCACCTGCTAGAGAGCAGTCAAGATCGGTCTCTCAATCTCGCTCCCGTTCTCCTGCTGGATCAAAGTCTCGTTCTATGTCAGG ATCTCGATCAAGATCCAGATCTCCAGTGCCTTCg CGTCAGAAACGAAAGAGTAAAAGCCCAAAGAGGCACAGTGCAAGCAGGAGCCCGAGCAGGAGCAGGAGCAGGAGCAGGAGTTTATCCAG GTGA
- the LOC121259688 gene encoding serine/arginine-rich-splicing factor SR34-like isoform X1, giving the protein MSSRASRTLYVGNLPADIREREVEDLFYKYGRIAHIDLKVPPRPPGYAFVEFEDAQDAEDAIRGRDGYDFDGHRLRVELAHGGRGHSSSRDRYSSHSSGRSGRGGVSRRSEFRVLVTGLPPSASWQDLKDHMRQAGDVCFSQVFRENGGRTQSTLNGTTGVVDYTNYEDMKYAVKKLDDSEFRNAFSRAYVRVREYDSKRDASRSPSRGRSYSRGKSHSRSRSRSRSISHGKSKSKSPKTKSSRRSPAREQSRSVSQSRSRSPAGSKSRSMSGSRSRSRSPVPSRQKRKSKSPKRHSASRSPSRSRSRSRSLSR; this is encoded by the exons ATGAGTAGCCGTGCGAGCCGGACTCTCTATGTCGGCAATCTTCCAGCTGATATTCGTGAGAGAGAAGTGGAGGACTTGTTCTACAAG TATGGACGCATAGCCCACATCGATCTGAAGGTACCACCTAGGCCCCCGGGTTATGCATTTGTTGAG TTTGAAGATGCTCAAGATGCTGAAGATGCCATTCGTGGTCGTGATGGCTATGATTTTGATGGGCATCGGCTAAGG GTGGAACTTGCACATGGTGGCCGTGGGCATTCATCATCAAGAGATCGTTATAGTAGTCATAGTAGTGGGCGGAGTGGACGTGGTGGAGTATCCAGGCGCTCTGAATTTCGTG TTCTTGTCACTGGATTGCCCCCTTCTGCTTCATGGCAAGACCTTAAG GATCACATGCGACAAGCTGGGGATGTTTGTTTCTCCCAAGTCTTCCGTGAGAATGGTGGTAGAACACAATCAACACTTAATG GCACAACAGGGGTTGTGGATTACACAAACTATGAAGACATGAAGTATGCA GTAAAAAAACTTGATGACTCTGAGTTCCGAAATGCATTTTCTAGGGCATATGTCCGT GTTAGGGAATATGATTCAAAGAGGGATGCCTCTAGGAGCCCTAGTCGTGGTCGATCTTATTCGAGAGGCAAGAGCCATAGCCGCAGTCGTAGTCGTAGCCGAAGTATCAGTCATGGCAAGAGCAAGAG CAAGTCTCCAAAAACCAAATCTTCTCGCCGCTCACCTGCTAGAGAGCAGTCAAGATCGGTCTCTCAATCTCGCTCCCGTTCTCCTGCTGGATCAAAGTCTCGTTCTATGTCAGG ATCTCGATCAAGATCCAGATCTCCAGTGCCTTCg CGTCAGAAACGAAAGAGTAAAAGCCCAAAGAGGCACAGTGCAAGCAGGAGCCCGAGCAGGAGCAGGAGCAGGAGCAGGAGTTTATCCAG GTGA